TCTTTTGGGCCGGGCTTTGACCATCACATCTCCCGCTAGCCACTGCCTAGATAGGCTGCGGCAGCTGTCCTCCTGTCCCAATCAGGATATCGATGTATGACCTTATCAACTCTGCTTGGCCTTTCTGAGGCTCCGTCTGCTCCAGGTAAGGTGTATCTGGTAGGGGCTGGGCCGGGAGATCCGGGGTTGTTTACCCTGAAGGGTAAGGCCCTGCTGGAGTGTGCTGATGTGGTGGTTTACGATGCGTTGGTAAGTCCACCCATTCTGGCGATGATTAATCCTCAAGCCGAGGTGATTAATGCTGGCAAGCGCCGGGGTGACCACTCGCTGCTGCAGCCCGACATTACGCAACTGCTGATCGACAAAGTGCAGACCCATGCCCTAGTGGTGCGGTTGAAAGGGGGCGATCCTTTTGTCTTTGGTCGGGGGGGTGAAGAGATGGTGGCTTTGGTCGAAGCGGGCATTGCGGTGGAGGTGGTGCCAGGAATTACTGCTGGGGTAGCTGTTCCGGCCTATGCCGGTATTCCTATTACCCATCGTGACTACAGTTCTTCGGTAACGTTTGTAACGGGCCACGAGTCAGCTGGGAAGTACCGGCCCGAGGTGAACTGGTCTGCGATCGCACATGGCTCCGAAACCATCGTGATCTATATGGGCATCCACAACTTAACGAAAATTGTTTCTGAACTGCTGGCGGCGGGGCTGCCTGCTGCCACGCCGGTAGCGCTGGTGCGCTGGGGCACGCGCCCGCAGCAGCAGGAACTGCGGGGCACGCTGGAGACGATTATGGAGGCTATCCAAGCAGCGGATTTTAAGGCTCCTGCGATCGCAGTTATTGGCCAAGTCGTCAATTTATACGCGTTGCTGTCTGAGTGTCGGCCTGAAGTAATGAGCTATGGGGCCTCATCCGCCAGCTAAGCTGCCGTAGATTTCTGTAACATAGGCCTCTACAAACCTGAGCCTGATCAAGCAAGGCGCTAATATGCCTATGCTTTCTGACGGATGGGGGGGATCTATCGACCTTTGCTTGTCGTACTTTTAGGTCTATCTCGAAGTGAGTTTGTGTTGCTAGGATAGAAGCAAAGCAATTTGTCGCACAAGGGTATTCCCAGCCGCTTATGACCGCCGCAATCCAAGTTGAGAAAAAGAAAGTTCAGCAGCCGCCTCTAGAGATTCACGTTCTGGGAGACAAGGTGCTGCGTCAGCCCGCCAAGCGAGTTGCCAAGGTGGATGATGAGCTGCGGCAGCTAGTGCGGGAAATGCTGCAAACCATGTACACAGCTGACGGCATTGGCCTAGCAGCGCCCCAAGTGGCAGTCAACAAGCAGCTGATTGTAGTAGATGTAGACCCGGAAAATGCAGCAACCCCTCCCCTGGTGCTGATCAATCCGCAAATTATCCGCGTCACTAAGGATCTAGCGGTTGGGCAGGAAGGCTGTCTCAGCATTCCTAATGTGTTCCTCGATGTGTTGCGTCCGGCAGCTCTAGAGGTGTCATACAAGGATGAAAACGGTCGGCCTAAAAAGTTGGCAGCTTCAGAACTACTGGCCCGCTGCATTCTCCACGAAATGGATCACCTGAACGGCGTCATGTTTGTAGACCGGGTAGAAAACGCCTTGGCACTCAATCAAGAGCTGCAGAAACACGGCTTCTCCGCGAAAGACGTGCGGCCTGTATAGTAAGGTGGCAGGTAGTCTTTTTTAGGAGTGGATGACGGCCGTGATGACCCCCAAGAGCGGTGTGTTTTTGGCTGGTTCTTGTGTAGCTGCGATCGCAGCGGTTGGTTCCATCTTTGAACTGTCCTCCGGCCAGCCGGACTGGGGCACTCTGCCTACCAGCGTGGTGCTGGCAGTGAGCATTCCTCTGGTGGGGCTGCTGTTCTATGCCGCTGTAAAAGATGCCCGTGCCAATATGTAATAGGTCTTGGTAACGGCGGTTGCCCTAAAAGAATTAGAAAGGCCCAGGTTAATGTACTCAACCTGGGCCTTTTTGGCTAAAAAATAATCGGTGGTCTATAGCCGCTCAATTAAAAGCGGGGGCGCAACGTGCTGTTGGGGGGCCGCTGCATCTTCAACGGTAACGGCAACAGCAGTGACAGTGCCCTGGTCGCGGTAAACTCTGGGCACCAGAATATCCTCCACCAGATCGCCCTCGGCGTCGACCGTAAAGACTTGGGTCAAGATGGCGTCTTTCTCATCAGTGGTAAAGGGTGCGTCAGGTGCAACAACGGTCCAGAGCACGTATACCTGATTAGGCGGTAGGGGCGGCAAATCCTGTACGGTGAGGGTGCCCTCTAGCGTGTCGGGGTTGACCGCAACTGTAACAGACGCCGCTAGGGCAGCATCGGTAGGCTGCAGGGAAAAGGTCAGCGGAGCGGCAGCAGGCCCAGTAGAAGAGGCTATGCGGAGAGTCTGCAGCTCTTGCCAAAGCACATAGTTGCTGATGCTGAGACCGCCAATCAGAACAGCGGCAGCGGCTCTCCACCAACCTTTCCGGTCTGGGCGCTGGCGACCTAAAGGCGAGGACTCGACTACGTGCAAAGCGGGCCTAGAAGGTTTCTCGTAAGCGCTTAGAAGGGCATCGCGCAGGTGGGCCGGGGGCGCAACTTCTGGACTGTCGTAGGCCGACTCAAGGACCTGCTGTAGGCGAGCCACTTCTAACCCCAGCTCTGGATCAGCGGCTAGCTGCTGTTCAAACTGGGTCGCCTCTTCTGGACTGAGGTCACAGAGCACATAGCCTGCGATCAATAGCTGCAACTCTTCTGAATGCATCACCCCAGCCATTTGCTCCTTATTCTCGATTATCTTGAAGGGTTTGGCGTAGCTTTATCAGCGCCCGTCTGGCCCGCGCTTTAACGGTGCCTAGGGGCAGGTTGAGCTGCTCGGCAATTTTGCTTTGACTGAGGCCATCGTAATAAGCCATCTGCAGAATTTGCTGCTGCTCCTGCGACAGCTGAGTCAGCGCCGATTGAACTTCCTGGGACTGTTCCTGCGCCGCTACGATATCGACAGGTGAGTTTCTAGAGACCAGGGGATCGCTGCTGCGGTGCCACCGCTGTAGATGGGTGTGGGCAGACTGATGCGATCGCATCCGGTCAACCGCCCGCGATCGAGTGAGAATAGCCAGATAAGTTCGCAAGGAACCGCGTCGGGGATCGAAGGACAGCGTTCTAGCTAGACTCAAAAAGATGTCTTGGGTGAGATCTTCTGCCTCCTGAGCGTTGCCTAGCAACCTCAGGGCCAAGCCATAAACCAGCCCAGCATGGCGGTCGTAGAGCACACCTAAAGCCTCAGTTTGCCCCGCCCGCAAGGCCAGACAAAGTTCTGCATCGCTAGAGTTGAGATCGGCGTGGCTGCTGGGTGGCTCAGAATGCATAGATGCAGCTTGAGGAAATCTCCCGGATGCCCCGTTGTCGGGTTCAACCGACTCATCTTAACCTGTCGCAGGACGACTCGTCGTGGTAGCGGCAGGGGCAAAGCTAGGTTTATCCCTGCCGCACGGAAGCTTATCGGGCTGTAGATTGCCCTAGTAGGGCATTAAGATGCCGCGCAGTTCACCGCCCCGATTGCGGCTAGTGTGAAGATCAACGTAGAGCATGCCATTATTCAAAGCCTGCAGCTGCTCTTGGGTTAGGGTGTACTCGCCCATCGCCATGCCGCCCATGCCAGTATTGTTGAGCATGACCTGCAGAGCGTATTGGAAGGGGCCATTTTCAGAAGGCATACCCCGGTGAATGTGGAAGGCTGAGGTGATGTTGGCATTAGGCGGATCAACTGGGTCGGTAGCGTAGTTGCGTAGGGAGCTAGACAGGTTGTTGAAGCTGCCTCGAACTACCAGACGGTTACCCGACAAGACTGCTCCGACAGCTCCCCGCGCCCTGGACATAGGTGCTTTGGGAACTACATTGGCAGGCCGCAAAATTGCTCCGTAAGACATCATGCCGCTGCCGGTCATGCCTTGAGCCAGCAGTGCCGACTCTGCAGCGTTAAGGTTGGTGGCCAGAGCTTCTAGCGAAGCGGGCAATGAAGTGGCTTGAGCCGTGGTAGGGGCGGGAGTCGCCATGCGGCTAAAGGCGGGTGACGAGACACCGACTAAAAATAGGCAGGTTAAAGCGCCAAGCAAGCAATTCAACACAACGCGCTGAACGTTCTTCATGGGTATTCCTTATGGGATGAATGCGTGAGTTACCTGCGCCTGGCTCCAAAGCAAGGGGTATAGGGCAGGTGGTTGTATTTAGTACGAAGCTGGTTGGGAATTGGATGCAGGAAGCGGAGAGGCGAGGGATTAGCGGTGGGGGGATAGGGGTTGGCAGGTAGGGCAGTAGTAGTAGCGTCGTCCGCCGCTGATGGCTTTGATAATAGGGGTGCCGCAGATGTAGCAGGGCTGGGTTTCGCGGCCAAATACCCAGTGGCGATATTCCCGGCGAGCTAAGCCTTCTGCTTTGAGGCGAGCAGCTAGCGCTAAGTCGTTGGTAATGCCGTTGTGCTGGTAGGACTGGCGGGGAATTGCGATCGCACCTTTCACCAACCCCTCAATTTGTACTTCTGAGCAATCCATAGGCCGTAGCGTCGGATGAGTTCTAGCCACAAACAGGATCTCGCTACGTAGGTAATTGCCGATGCCGCAGAGAAACCGCTGATCGAGCAGCAGCGACGAAAGGCTTTTTCGCCGAAAGCGGGTCGAGGTGATCTGCTCTAGCACCGTCGCTTCGGTAGTGGTCGGTTTCAGTACGTCTGGCCCTAGGTTGCGGATGAAGGGGTGATGGGGCACTTCATCAGCGTATAGTACGGCAATGTCTGAAGCGCTATAGAGCAGGGCTGATTTCTTGCCGGTGTGAATAGCAAAGCGGAGCTGGCGCTTAGTGGGTGGGTAGTCGTGGGCCGAACGCACCATCCAAAGCCCGTAGAGCTGGTTGTGGCTATAGACGCAGATCTCGTTGTCGAAGCGAGTAACCATAGCCTTGCCGAAGGTTTCGATGGCCGCTACCGCTCGTCCAGCTAGCTTTTCCTCGAAGGGCTTGAGGTGCTCAAAGGCAAAGAAGACTGCGGTAGTGGGCTGATGTGCGATCGCTTTTTCCAGTCGATCTGCAGCTCGACGAATTTCCGGTCCTTCGGGCATGGGTTATAGGCAAAAAACTCCTCTTCTCACTATGCCGCTTTTTTCTTTTCTGCCTCTAGCCAGCCCAAGGAAAGCAAAAAAGAAGGGGAGGCGTTAGCGCCTCCCCTGTCTTTCCCGTTCTGCCCTTTGTCGTCGGGCTGTGTATTGCTGTCTTTTAACCGCTGGCGCAGCTGCTGTTGCCGCTTGACCAACTGCCGCTGTCGGGCTGATCCGCCTCGACCCTTGTCATTTCGCCCCTTACGACGAGGCGATTCCCACCGCTTCAACTGTTGAGACATGGTGTACCTCACGACTTATCTCTATTTTCTATCAGCTAATACAGCTCCGGCTAGGGCAATTCCCGATCTTATTGGCAAGGTTTACGGGAAAGCCTAACCCGTTAGGTTAATCCTGACTCTCATCTTTGAGCACATCTCCCAAATAGCGCTGCACAAACTCCTCAGCAGCCCGGTGATTTAGGGTTTTTAGGGCTTTGAGAATATCGGCAGCTGTCTCAGCCGTGGGGTCTCGCTCTTCGTGAAACCACTTATAGATAGCAGAGCGCTGCAACCCCATCGCAACGGCAAGGCTGTTTTGGCTAATGCCGTACTTGGTTAGGACTTCCCTTAGGGCTTTACCGGCTTTTCCCATGCTCCTTATCGTCCCAAAGGAGCACAACACCGTAAATGTAATCGGTTGAGATGACATTCTAATAAAAAAGCCCTATGATGGCTAATGTAATCGCAAGAGATGACATTAGCTTTTCGAGGTGCTCAATATGGTTAAAGCCTTTCTAACTTCAGACATTCCAGCCCACGAAGCTCAAGCTGCCGTGACTGCCGATTCTGCCGCTGAATCTGGTAGAGAGAGCGTCAGAATTTTAGTAAAAGGCTCGCCCCGTAGCGTGAAGCGAGTAATTCACGAACTCTATCGGGTAGGTTTTGCCGAGGTTAGGGAGTGGAGCAAACCTCAAGCCACCGGCCGAGTCAACGAAGTGATAAGGATTTTGACTCGCTACGTTTTGGGAGAATAGGGGCCAAATGCCAATCGAGCAAATTGCTTTCTGGGTCAGTGGCTAGAGCTGTTCTTGACTGGTTTTAATACATATCTGTAGCGATCTTGCATCTCACATTGCCCTATAGCTGCTGCTTAGCAAGAGCTATAAATTTTTCTGCTCTCTCACTCTGTGTCTCTACCTCTGCTCGGCTGGTTTTAGAAGCAGTATCATAGTCAGCTTTTGTACGAGACTGTTCTACTTGAATCAGATTTCGATGAAACTCTTTGGGGATGCGACCCGGTTTTGCATAGATTTCACCGAACTTGGCAATCACCCCAGAATGTTTAGAGAGTGATAGCCCTTCCTTTAGCAGGAAAGCCTCTGCGATGTAAAACATTGCATAGTAGGCTCTAGAGACAGCGATATCGTAGAGGCTCTCTGCAAGCAGTAATCTTGCGGCTTGGACATTTTCCTCAGCTTTTGTAACAAGCTGCTACTGCTCAAACGTCAAAGTGGACCCCCTTCCTGATAGACGTTACGAATAAGAGCATTTCCCTGGCTTTGGTAGCGGCTAGCAGAGACAAAAACATTGCAGATCACAACGCTGTAAGTCAAACAAAGATCTGAGATAAATTCGCCTGTTCGCTCGATCTCGATCCAAGGATCAATCTCACCTTTGAGGACTACCATCACGTCGATATCAGAATCAGGCTCTGCTTCTTGGTGAGCCCGAGAGCCAAACAACATTAATCGCTCTAGGCGTTCACTGTAGAGGTTTTTAAGGTAAGCCTGGAGCTGATCGAGGATTTCAGTCAGCTGAGGATGTTGCATTAGAGTAGGCCCATACTGCCTAATGACAGCATATGTCGAAATTTCTACGCTGTCTGTTTCATTGCTTTCCCTTGTTCTTAACCAGCAAGTGTGAAGATACAGGGGATGTTCTGAAGCTGCCCCACGGGGGCTGCAATGCCATGCCTGGTTGAGATGTAGGTCACCTTGAACAAAAAAAGAGACGCTAGCAATCTTGCTAACGTCCCTCTAAAGCTCAAGCGTAGGGTGGGCAAAGGGCAACCGTCCGTGCCCACCTTCTCAAGGCATCAGCGGCAGTGAGCATCCATCCTACAGCGCGCCACATCCTCGCTTTGTGGAGGGGTGTAGCCTTGCTTCTCGAATGGCTAGCAAAGTTTGTTGAATTCAGCACCGTAATTATTGAATTCGTCGCGACGATCCTTGAATTCGTCGCGCCATTTGTTGATTTGGTCGCGACGATCCTTGAATTCATCGCGCCATTTGTTGATTTGGTCGCGACGATCCTTGAATTCATCGCGCCATTTGTTGATTTGGTCGTGATGATCCTTGAATTCATCGCGCCACTTGTTGAATTCATCGTGCTATTTGTTGAATTGGTCGTGATGATCCTTGAATTGGTCGCGCCTTTTCTTGATTTTGTCCTCTTATTCTCAAGAAACGGCCCCTTTTTCTCAATAACCAGGCCAATTGCCTGCTAAAAGTTCAGAGCCAGTTTCGATTTAGCATAAATACTGACAGCGCGCGAAACATTCAGAGGGTCAGCCTCCGTAACTTGGCGTAGATCCTTGCTGAATGCTTCGCGCCTATCTCAATCTGGGGATTAATCCTTGTCGCAGACCACGCCAAAGACAAAATCCTGAATCGTCTCGGCAAAGTCCTCATCTCCAGCAGCAGGCTTCACCGATAGGGCCATCTCCACCGGGTTGTCCACCCGATTCCGACGAAACATATTGCCAATATCTCGCCGAAACAGCTCCGCCTGAGGAATTTGCCCCGTCACTGTCGTTGGGTCGCCGTTAGTCAAGGTAGTAATTTCCAGGTCGTTGAACGGCACAAAAGTGACAAAATCATTCCACAGACTAGCCACCGTGAGCGTGTCCCAGAAAAACAGTGTGTCAAACACAAAGACACCCGGAGCCGGTTGATTCGAGCGCTGCAGCGTTTTAACAAACTGAGCCGGGGCCGTATTACACACTGCTGGATTATTCTCAATCCGGTCGGCAAAGCCTGCCAAGTTGGCAAAGTCAGTAGCATTGAGCGGCACAATCGAGGTCGAAATGCCCGAATTCAAAACCTTATCGACAGCCAGGGCATCCACCCAAAAATTAAACTCTGCGTTATTGAGAGAATTAAACGCCTGCTTGTGCTGATTGGTTTGAATGCCTTCAAAGTTAGTGCCTGGAAAAGGCAAGTGGTGCATGCCAAAGATATGCTCCCCAGCCTGATAGTAGATGTTGCCCACTGTCCACACCGGGAAGGGCTCATTTAGGCGGTAGCGGCCCTGTTCGTCAAAGTTGTCCGCTTTATTGGTGTCCCAAGCGCCTCCCATATGGCGGGTCGAAACGACATCATCGAGGTCTTCCAGCTCAAGGTTGCGGGGGCAGCCGTACTTAGCTGGGTTCTTTTCGATTTTGTCGTAGGCCCTAGCCAGGTTGGTGACTGGCCCCACCGTGACTACCGTAAGTGGGTTGCTATCTTGATAAGACTCACAGATAGTAGAAGCGATAAACTCAGAAGCCTTTTTGCGAGGAGCAATCAAATCAAGTTCCGACAGACCAAAGGTATCTAGAGTGTTTTGAGCGGTGGGCAAAACATAGCGCAGCGTTTCATCGCGAAAGGCGCGGTT
The window above is part of the Pseudanabaena sp. FACHB-2040 genome. Proteins encoded here:
- the cobA gene encoding uroporphyrinogen-III C-methyltransferase; translation: MTLSTLLGLSEAPSAPGKVYLVGAGPGDPGLFTLKGKALLECADVVVYDALVSPPILAMINPQAEVINAGKRRGDHSLLQPDITQLLIDKVQTHALVVRLKGGDPFVFGRGGEEMVALVEAGIAVEVVPGITAGVAVPAYAGIPITHRDYSSSVTFVTGHESAGKYRPEVNWSAIAHGSETIVIYMGIHNLTKIVSELLAAGLPAATPVALVRWGTRPQQQELRGTLETIMEAIQAADFKAPAIAVIGQVVNLYALLSECRPEVMSYGASSAS
- the def gene encoding peptide deformylase — protein: MTAAIQVEKKKVQQPPLEIHVLGDKVLRQPAKRVAKVDDELRQLVREMLQTMYTADGIGLAAPQVAVNKQLIVVDVDPENAATPPLVLINPQIIRVTKDLAVGQEGCLSIPNVFLDVLRPAALEVSYKDENGRPKKLAASELLARCILHEMDHLNGVMFVDRVENALALNQELQKHGFSAKDVRPV
- a CDS encoding anti-sigma factor; this encodes MHSEELQLLIAGYVLCDLSPEEATQFEQQLAADPELGLEVARLQQVLESAYDSPEVAPPAHLRDALLSAYEKPSRPALHVVESSPLGRQRPDRKGWWRAAAAVLIGGLSISNYVLWQELQTLRIASSTGPAAAPLTFSLQPTDAALAASVTVAVNPDTLEGTLTVQDLPPLPPNQVYVLWTVVAPDAPFTTDEKDAILTQVFTVDAEGDLVEDILVPRVYRDQGTVTAVAVTVEDAAAPQQHVAPPLLIERL
- a CDS encoding sigma-70 family RNA polymerase sigma factor, with protein sequence MHSEPPSSHADLNSSDAELCLALRAGQTEALGVLYDRHAGLVYGLALRLLGNAQEAEDLTQDIFLSLARTLSFDPRRGSLRTYLAILTRSRAVDRMRSHQSAHTHLQRWHRSSDPLVSRNSPVDIVAAQEQSQEVQSALTQLSQEQQQILQMAYYDGLSQSKIAEQLNLPLGTVKARARRALIKLRQTLQDNRE
- a CDS encoding CHRD domain-containing protein, producing MKNVQRVVLNCLLGALTCLFLVGVSSPAFSRMATPAPTTAQATSLPASLEALATNLNAAESALLAQGMTGSGMMSYGAILRPANVVPKAPMSRARGAVGAVLSGNRLVVRGSFNNLSSSLRNYATDPVDPPNANITSAFHIHRGMPSENGPFQYALQVMLNNTGMGGMAMGEYTLTQEQLQALNNGMLYVDLHTSRNRGGELRGILMPY
- the nei gene encoding endonuclease VIII — protein: MPEGPEIRRAADRLEKAIAHQPTTAVFFAFEHLKPFEEKLAGRAVAAIETFGKAMVTRFDNEICVYSHNQLYGLWMVRSAHDYPPTKRQLRFAIHTGKKSALLYSASDIAVLYADEVPHHPFIRNLGPDVLKPTTTEATVLEQITSTRFRRKSLSSLLLDQRFLCGIGNYLRSEILFVARTHPTLRPMDCSEVQIEGLVKGAIAIPRQSYQHNGITNDLALAARLKAEGLARREYRHWVFGRETQPCYICGTPIIKAISGGRRYYYCPTCQPLSPHR
- a CDS encoding helix-turn-helix transcriptional regulator — protein: MGKAGKALREVLTKYGISQNSLAVAMGLQRSAIYKWFHEERDPTAETAADILKALKTLNHRAAEEFVQRYLGDVLKDESQD
- a CDS encoding nucleotidyltransferase domain-containing protein, with translation MQHPQLTEILDQLQAYLKNLYSERLERLMLFGSRAHQEAEPDSDIDVMVVLKGEIDPWIEIERTGEFISDLCLTYSVVICNVFVSASRYQSQGNALIRNVYQEGGPL
- a CDS encoding nucleoside hydrolase is translated as MKKFLAVVSAGVVSLAVGADTHAQDLECPGMLAYLINAAGECVDLDSLQQGTPAPPLQQASEPIRVIYDTDGAFEDFYAVLVLALASQQPNPPVKLIGVTTMAHGEAYCNNSSGYPQLKQDLLGNFSAEEGTIDGIFQKVISLAQYDDAKIYSGCDESVATIAVANEADAFGKPIPGAGRTPIRMQLPLGGRKALEPCIFHQEFVFQQPDVVCWNEFNRAFRDETLRYVLPTAQNTLDTFGLSELDLIAPRKKASEFIASTICESYQDSNPLTVVTVGPVTNLARAYDKIEKNPAKYGCPRNLELEDLDDVVSTRHMGGAWDTNKADNFDEQGRYRLNEPFPVWTVGNIYYQAGEHIFGMHHLPFPGTNFEGIQTNQHKQAFNSLNNAEFNFWVDALAVDKVLNSGISTSIVPLNATDFANLAGFADRIENNPAVCNTAPAQFVKTLQRSNQPAPGVFVFDTLFFWDTLTVASLWNDFVTFVPFNDLEITTLTNGDPTTVTGQIPQAELFRRDIGNMFRRNRVDNPVEMALSVKPAAGDEDFAETIQDFVFGVVCDKD